One Dromiciops gliroides isolate mDroGli1 chromosome 3, mDroGli1.pri, whole genome shotgun sequence DNA segment encodes these proteins:
- the MTERF4 gene encoding transcription termination factor 4, mitochondrial isoform X3 yields the protein MAASCRQVLRWHRLVPFPCLLRLPDVWKAPSQVCGRRGLTAASSGGHSAELAFLSSKNPCSEEQDSGKNIVRLLGPEQGTEEPEEAVRLLLDMGFSQTHVMELFRIRAGIRPQQMLAVVSELLLLGLDPDPVCKALQKNPRILQLTGKQLKNRAGHLRRLGLGGGNLQHMMHCCPDLFTMSQQRIDTLVSVLKDKCLFTGQQVTEILHSCPRVLQEDPGALEYKFQYAYFRMGIKQRDLVKTKYFQYSMTKIKERHIFLERLGLFQTPDKKGQTQVCNPPLNSMLRVPEAEFLAQTARSSSEEFEVFKKLLAREELEEGDGLSTSEDEDSDWTDTDSSGDEKD from the exons ATGGCAGCCAGTTGCAGGCAG GTGTTGCGGTGGCACCGGCTGGTCCCCTTCCCCTGTCTGCTGCGTCTGCCCGACGTTTGGAAAGCCCCTTCCCAGGTCTGTGGTCGTCGTGGATTGACCGCAGCTTCCTCAGGAGGCCATAGTGCAGAACTGGCCTTTCTTTCTTCTAAAAACCCGTGTTCTGAGGAACAGGACTCAGGGAAGAACATTGTGAGGCTCCTCGGCCCGGAGCAGGGCACCGAGGAGCCGGAGGAGGCGGTTCGCCTGCTGTTGGACATGGGCTTCAGTCAGACCCATGTGATGGAACTGTTCAGGATCCGAGCGGGCATCCGACCTCAGCAGATGCTGGCGGTAGTCTCAGAGTTATTGCTGCTGGGTTTGGACCCAGACCCTGTATGTAAGGCCTTGCAGAAAAACCCAAGGATCCTGCAGCTGACAGGCAAGCAGCTGAAGAATCGGGCTGGCCATCTGAGACGGCTGGGGCTCGGAGGAG GGAACTTGCAGCACATGATGCATTGTTGTCCGGACCTGTTCACCATGAGCCAGCAACGTATCGATACCCTCGTCTCTGTTCTGAAGGACAAATGCCTTTTCACTGGGCAGCAGGTGACAGAGATATTGCACAGCTGCCCCCGAGTCCTTCAGGAGGACCCCGGTGCCTTGGAGTACAAATTCCAG TATGCGTATTTTAGGATGGGAATCAAGCAGCGAGACCTGGTGAAGACCAAGTACTTCCAGTACTCAATGACCAAGATCAAAGAGAGGCACATCTTCCTAGAGCGGCTGGGCCTTTTCCAGACTCCCGATAAGAAGGGACAAACGCAGGTCTGTAACCCACCCTTGAATTCGATGTTGAGAGTCCCAGAAGCAGAGTTTTTAGCCCAGACAGCCCGCTCGTCTTCAGAGGAGTTCGAAGTCTTTAAGAAGCTCTTAGCTCGTGAGGAGCTGGAGGAGGGTGACGGTCTGAGTACATCTGAGGATGAGGACTCGGACTGGACGGACACGGACAGTTCTGGTGATGAAAAGGactga
- the MTERF4 gene encoding transcription termination factor 4, mitochondrial isoform X4, giving the protein MLAVQLRAAGLEPWSSFSLGSCCAPPPTGGWDREGVLRWHRLVPFPCLLRLPDVWKAPSQVCGRRGLTAASSGGHSAELAFLSSKNPCSEEQDSGKNIVRLLGPEQGTEEPEEAVRLLLDMGFSQTHVMELFRIRAGIRPQQMLAVVSELLLLGLDPDPVCKALQKNPRILQLTGKQLKNRAGHLRRLGLGGGNLQHMMHCCPDLFTMSQQRIDTLVSVLKDKCLFTGQQVTEILHSCPRVLQEDPGALEYKFQDGNQAARPGEDQVLPVLNDQDQREAHLPRAAGPFPDSR; this is encoded by the exons ATGTTGGCTGTGCAGCTGAGAGcggcaggacttgaaccctggtcttccttcTCGTTAGGCTCctgctgtgcccccccccccaccgggGGTTGGGATCGAGAAGGG GTGTTGCGGTGGCACCGGCTGGTCCCCTTCCCCTGTCTGCTGCGTCTGCCCGACGTTTGGAAAGCCCCTTCCCAGGTCTGTGGTCGTCGTGGATTGACCGCAGCTTCCTCAGGAGGCCATAGTGCAGAACTGGCCTTTCTTTCTTCTAAAAACCCGTGTTCTGAGGAACAGGACTCAGGGAAGAACATTGTGAGGCTCCTCGGCCCGGAGCAGGGCACCGAGGAGCCGGAGGAGGCGGTTCGCCTGCTGTTGGACATGGGCTTCAGTCAGACCCATGTGATGGAACTGTTCAGGATCCGAGCGGGCATCCGACCTCAGCAGATGCTGGCGGTAGTCTCAGAGTTATTGCTGCTGGGTTTGGACCCAGACCCTGTATGTAAGGCCTTGCAGAAAAACCCAAGGATCCTGCAGCTGACAGGCAAGCAGCTGAAGAATCGGGCTGGCCATCTGAGACGGCTGGGGCTCGGAGGAG GGAACTTGCAGCACATGATGCATTGTTGTCCGGACCTGTTCACCATGAGCCAGCAACGTATCGATACCCTCGTCTCTGTTCTGAAGGACAAATGCCTTTTCACTGGGCAGCAGGTGACAGAGATATTGCACAGCTGCCCCCGAGTCCTTCAGGAGGACCCCGGTGCCTTGGAGTACAAATTCCAG GATGGGAATCAAGCAGCGAGACCTGGTGAAGACCAAGTACTTCCAGTACTCAATGACCAAGATCAAAGAGAGGCACATCTTCCTAGAGCGGCTGGGCCTTTTCCAGACTCCCGATAA
- the MTERF4 gene encoding transcription termination factor 4, mitochondrial isoform X1, whose amino-acid sequence MLAVQLRAAGLEPWSSFSLGSCCAPPPTGGWDREGVLRWHRLVPFPCLLRLPDVWKAPSQVCGRRGLTAASSGGHSAELAFLSSKNPCSEEQDSGKNIVRLLGPEQGTEEPEEAVRLLLDMGFSQTHVMELFRIRAGIRPQQMLAVVSELLLLGLDPDPVCKALQKNPRILQLTGKQLKNRAGHLRRLGLGGGNLQHMMHCCPDLFTMSQQRIDTLVSVLKDKCLFTGQQVTEILHSCPRVLQEDPGALEYKFQYAYFRMGIKQRDLVKTKYFQYSMTKIKERHIFLERLGLFQTPDKKGQTQVCNPPLNSMLRVPEAEFLAQTARSSSEEFEVFKKLLAREELEEGDGLSTSEDEDSDWTDTDSSGDEKD is encoded by the exons ATGTTGGCTGTGCAGCTGAGAGcggcaggacttgaaccctggtcttccttcTCGTTAGGCTCctgctgtgcccccccccccaccgggGGTTGGGATCGAGAAGGG GTGTTGCGGTGGCACCGGCTGGTCCCCTTCCCCTGTCTGCTGCGTCTGCCCGACGTTTGGAAAGCCCCTTCCCAGGTCTGTGGTCGTCGTGGATTGACCGCAGCTTCCTCAGGAGGCCATAGTGCAGAACTGGCCTTTCTTTCTTCTAAAAACCCGTGTTCTGAGGAACAGGACTCAGGGAAGAACATTGTGAGGCTCCTCGGCCCGGAGCAGGGCACCGAGGAGCCGGAGGAGGCGGTTCGCCTGCTGTTGGACATGGGCTTCAGTCAGACCCATGTGATGGAACTGTTCAGGATCCGAGCGGGCATCCGACCTCAGCAGATGCTGGCGGTAGTCTCAGAGTTATTGCTGCTGGGTTTGGACCCAGACCCTGTATGTAAGGCCTTGCAGAAAAACCCAAGGATCCTGCAGCTGACAGGCAAGCAGCTGAAGAATCGGGCTGGCCATCTGAGACGGCTGGGGCTCGGAGGAG GGAACTTGCAGCACATGATGCATTGTTGTCCGGACCTGTTCACCATGAGCCAGCAACGTATCGATACCCTCGTCTCTGTTCTGAAGGACAAATGCCTTTTCACTGGGCAGCAGGTGACAGAGATATTGCACAGCTGCCCCCGAGTCCTTCAGGAGGACCCCGGTGCCTTGGAGTACAAATTCCAG TATGCGTATTTTAGGATGGGAATCAAGCAGCGAGACCTGGTGAAGACCAAGTACTTCCAGTACTCAATGACCAAGATCAAAGAGAGGCACATCTTCCTAGAGCGGCTGGGCCTTTTCCAGACTCCCGATAAGAAGGGACAAACGCAGGTCTGTAACCCACCCTTGAATTCGATGTTGAGAGTCCCAGAAGCAGAGTTTTTAGCCCAGACAGCCCGCTCGTCTTCAGAGGAGTTCGAAGTCTTTAAGAAGCTCTTAGCTCGTGAGGAGCTGGAGGAGGGTGACGGTCTGAGTACATCTGAGGATGAGGACTCGGACTGGACGGACACGGACAGTTCTGGTGATGAAAAGGactga
- the MTERF4 gene encoding transcription termination factor 4, mitochondrial isoform X2, translated as MLAVQLRAAGLEPWSSFSLGSCCAPPPTGGWDREGVLRWHRLVPFPCLLRLPDVWKAPSQVCGRRGLTAASSGGHSAELAFLSSKNPCSEEQDSGKNIVRLLGPEQGTEEPEEAVRLLLDMGFSQTHVMELFRIRAGIRPQQMLAVVSELLLLGLDPDPVCKALQKNPRILQLTGKQLKNRAGHLRRLGLGGGNLQHMMHCCPDLFTMSQQRIDTLVSVLKDKCLFTGQQVTEILHSCPRVLQEDPGALEYKFQVKESRMGIKQRDLVKTKYFQYSMTKIKERHIFLERLGLFQTPDKKGQTQVCNPPLNSMLRVPEAEFLAQTARSSSEEFEVFKKLLAREELEEGDGLSTSEDEDSDWTDTDSSGDEKD; from the exons ATGTTGGCTGTGCAGCTGAGAGcggcaggacttgaaccctggtcttccttcTCGTTAGGCTCctgctgtgcccccccccccaccgggGGTTGGGATCGAGAAGGG GTGTTGCGGTGGCACCGGCTGGTCCCCTTCCCCTGTCTGCTGCGTCTGCCCGACGTTTGGAAAGCCCCTTCCCAGGTCTGTGGTCGTCGTGGATTGACCGCAGCTTCCTCAGGAGGCCATAGTGCAGAACTGGCCTTTCTTTCTTCTAAAAACCCGTGTTCTGAGGAACAGGACTCAGGGAAGAACATTGTGAGGCTCCTCGGCCCGGAGCAGGGCACCGAGGAGCCGGAGGAGGCGGTTCGCCTGCTGTTGGACATGGGCTTCAGTCAGACCCATGTGATGGAACTGTTCAGGATCCGAGCGGGCATCCGACCTCAGCAGATGCTGGCGGTAGTCTCAGAGTTATTGCTGCTGGGTTTGGACCCAGACCCTGTATGTAAGGCCTTGCAGAAAAACCCAAGGATCCTGCAGCTGACAGGCAAGCAGCTGAAGAATCGGGCTGGCCATCTGAGACGGCTGGGGCTCGGAGGAG GGAACTTGCAGCACATGATGCATTGTTGTCCGGACCTGTTCACCATGAGCCAGCAACGTATCGATACCCTCGTCTCTGTTCTGAAGGACAAATGCCTTTTCACTGGGCAGCAGGTGACAGAGATATTGCACAGCTGCCCCCGAGTCCTTCAGGAGGACCCCGGTGCCTTGGAGTACAAATTCCAGGTGAAAGAGAGCAG GATGGGAATCAAGCAGCGAGACCTGGTGAAGACCAAGTACTTCCAGTACTCAATGACCAAGATCAAAGAGAGGCACATCTTCCTAGAGCGGCTGGGCCTTTTCCAGACTCCCGATAAGAAGGGACAAACGCAGGTCTGTAACCCACCCTTGAATTCGATGTTGAGAGTCCCAGAAGCAGAGTTTTTAGCCCAGACAGCCCGCTCGTCTTCAGAGGAGTTCGAAGTCTTTAAGAAGCTCTTAGCTCGTGAGGAGCTGGAGGAGGGTGACGGTCTGAGTACATCTGAGGATGAGGACTCGGACTGGACGGACACGGACAGTTCTGGTGATGAAAAGGactga
- the MTERF4 gene encoding transcription termination factor 4, mitochondrial isoform X5 yields the protein MLAVQLRAAGLEPWSSFSLGSCCAPPPTGGWDREGVLRWHRLVPFPCLLRLPDVWKAPSQVCGRRGLTAASSGGHSAELAFLSSKNPCSEEQDSGKNIVRLLGPEQGTEEPEEAVRLLLDMGFSQTHVMELFRIRAGIRPQQMLAVVSELLLLGLDPDPVCKALQKNPRILQLTGKQLKNRAGHLRRLGLGGASFRFWGNPDIPTPPDSQEKRVTNTDQGHLQERVFSWEAQWSRRENAGPGVKKTWVKIQRQTLTLWPWLLPRTYLCSVLIPHLMGWEVSAVTLA from the exons ATGTTGGCTGTGCAGCTGAGAGcggcaggacttgaaccctggtcttccttcTCGTTAGGCTCctgctgtgcccccccccccaccgggGGTTGGGATCGAGAAGGG GTGTTGCGGTGGCACCGGCTGGTCCCCTTCCCCTGTCTGCTGCGTCTGCCCGACGTTTGGAAAGCCCCTTCCCAGGTCTGTGGTCGTCGTGGATTGACCGCAGCTTCCTCAGGAGGCCATAGTGCAGAACTGGCCTTTCTTTCTTCTAAAAACCCGTGTTCTGAGGAACAGGACTCAGGGAAGAACATTGTGAGGCTCCTCGGCCCGGAGCAGGGCACCGAGGAGCCGGAGGAGGCGGTTCGCCTGCTGTTGGACATGGGCTTCAGTCAGACCCATGTGATGGAACTGTTCAGGATCCGAGCGGGCATCCGACCTCAGCAGATGCTGGCGGTAGTCTCAGAGTTATTGCTGCTGGGTTTGGACCCAGACCCTGTATGTAAGGCCTTGCAGAAAAACCCAAGGATCCTGCAGCTGACAGGCAAGCAGCTGAAGAATCGGGCTGGCCATCTGAGACGGCTGGGGCTCGGAGGAG CCTCCTTCAGGTTCTGGGGGAATCCTGACATACCGACCCCTCCTGATAGTCAAGAGAAGAGGGTCACTAACACTGACCAAGGACACCTTCAAGAAAGAGTATTTTCCTGGGAAGCTCAgtggtccaggagagagaatgctgggccgggagtcaagaaaacctgggttaagATTCAGCGTCAGACACTcactctgtggccctgg TTACTGCCTAGGACCTACCTCTGCTCTGTCCTCATTCCTCATCTCATGGGATGGGAAGTTagtgcagtgacactggcctaa